A genomic window from Salvia hispanica cultivar TCC Black 2014 chromosome 5, UniMelb_Shisp_WGS_1.0, whole genome shotgun sequence includes:
- the LOC125186470 gene encoding protein NRT1/ PTR FAMILY 5.1, translated as MDSKDFTQDGTVDLHGRPVLSDKTGKWKACAFLVAYEAFERMAFYGIASNLVVYLTTQLHEDTVSSVRNVNNWSGAVWITPILGAYIADSYLGRFWTFTISSLIYVIGMILLTMAVSVKMLKPSCENGVCSKATTTQIAFFYTSLYIIGIGAGGTKPNISTFGADQFDDLNPHEKKLKASFFNWWMFSAFTGALFATLGLVYIQENLGWGLGYGIPTVGLIFSLIIFYIGTPLYRHKVRRTRKPTKDLLRVVVTAFANARLDRPTHPSELHELDQEYYITTRKRRVHHTPVFRFLDMAAIKTEKSTRQACTVTEVEGAKLVLGMCMIWAVTLIPSTIWAQINTLFVKQGTTLDRHLGPTFQIPAASLGSFVTLSMLVSVPMYDRYFVPLMQRRTGNPRGITLLQRLGVGFVIQILAIAVAYAVEVRRMRVAAAHGITGPDQVVPMSIFGLLPQYVLLGVADVFNAIGLLEFFYDQSPEDMQSLGTTFFTSGIGVGNFLNSFLVTVVDKVTGRGGGRSWIGKNVNDSHLDYYYAFLFLLSALNLVVFLLASNKYVYKVESAEVEGRQQINDGKTVGLQV; from the exons ATGGATTCCAAAGACTTCACACAAGACGGCACAGTCGATCTCCATGGCCGCCCCGTGCTCTCTGACAAGACCGGCAAATGGAAAGCCTGCGCCTTCCTCGTCG CATACGAAGCGTTCGAGCGAATGGCCTTCTACGGTATAGCTTCGAATTTGGTAGTATACTTGACAACCCAACTCCATGAAGACACTGTTTCATCAGTTAGAAACGTCAACAATTGGTCCGGAGCTGTTTGGATCACACCAATTCTTGGCGCATACATAGCTGATTCCTACTTGGGCCGCTTTTGGACTTTCACCATTTCATCTTTGATTTATGTCATA GGGATGATCCTCCTAACAATGGCGGTTTCGGTGAAGATGTTGAAGCCAAGTTGTGAAAATGGAGTGTGCAGCAAGGCTACAACAACTCAGATCGCATTCTTCTACACTTCCCTCTACATAATAGGCATAGGCGCCGGTGGAACAAAGCCTAACATCTCCACATTCGGCGCCGATCAATTCGATGATCTAAACCCCCATGAGAAGAAGCTCAAGGCCTCCTTCTTCAACTGGTGGATGTTCAGCGCCTTCACCGGTGCCTTGTTCGCTACACTCGGCCTCGTCTACATCCAAGAGAACTTGGGTTGGGGACTCGGATATGGAATCCCGACCGTTGGCCTTATCTTCTCATTGATCATCTTCTATATCGGGACCCCGTTGTATCGCCACAAGGTTAGGAGAACTAGGAAGCCCACCAAAGACCTTTTACGAGTCGTTGTCACCGCCTTCGCCAATGCCAGGCTCGACCGGCCCACCCACCCCTCCGAGCTTCATGAGCTCGACCAGGAGTATTACATCACTACAAGAAAACGTCGAGTCCATCACACCCCAGTCTTCAG ATTCCTAGACATGGCGGCAATCAAGACAGAGAAATCCACGAGACAAGCATGCACAGTGACAGAAGTGGAGGGAGCCAAGCTAGTCCTAGGCATGTGCATGATATGGGCCGTGACCCTAATCCCAAGCACCATATGGGCCCAAATCAACACCCTCTTCGTGAAACAGGGCACCACCCTTGACCGCCACCTGGGCCCCACCTTCCAGATCCCGGCGGCCTCCCTCGGAAGCTTCGTGACCCTCTCCATGCTCGTCTCCGTCCCCATGTACGATCGCTACTTCGTCCCCTTGATGCAACGCCGCACGGGCAACCCGCGCGGCATCACCCTGCTCCAGCGCCTCGGCGTCGGCTTCGTCATCCAGATCCTCGCCATCGCCGTCGCCTACGCCGTGGAGGTGCGGCGCATGCGCGTGGCCGCGGCGCACGGGATCACGGGACCCGACCAGGTGGTCCCCATGAGCATATTCGGCTTGCTCCCGCAGTACGTGCTGCTGGGAGTGGCCGACGTGTTCAACGCCATCGGGCTGCTGGAGTTCTTCTACGACCAGTCGCCCGAGGACATGCAGAGCCTCGGGACGACGTTCTTCACGAGCGGGATCGGTGTCGGGAACTTCTTAAATAGCTTCCTGGTGACGGTGGTGGATAAGGTGACAGGGAGGGGAGGAGGGAGGAGTTGGATTGGGAAGAATGTGAATGATTCGCATTTGGACTATTACtatgcttttcttttcttgctcTCCGCGCTCAATTTGGTCGTCTTTCTCTTGGCGTCCAATAAGTATGTGTATAAAGTGGAGTCTGCCGAGGTGGAAGGGCGTCAACAAATTAATGACGGCAAGACCGTGGGCTTGCAAGTGTGA